Proteins encoded together in one Oncorhynchus mykiss isolate Arlee chromosome 7, USDA_OmykA_1.1, whole genome shotgun sequence window:
- the LOC110495543 gene encoding zinc finger protein 135 isoform X5 → MDGPLPLSSLRLLVPPLRLMSAVMWQVVGRRRLEHYGKLEDFVCLVTETVPELLTDRQRALLLLGLRAKQMSQEGIVEDVAPELIQTHLDRIQSICLTKSSDKAFEDAKARLMAYTQRSPGDQWTFGQYFNAELESLVCVFLSRLEELLPVPDFKQAASWLDSVPGGVDECLQSIPHSDRLRSVLQSQTCCREHLINRDSSPSQTNLLSSLPVCLPNLMVYCPSADSDRESEPFPEERMDEEGGEEQEKVCIKREDDEKSKVAELIGQDQESANRVAGETETSNLGIMGFIVQSQSIMIIPQPGQHSLAVVSQSAPTLTLPVACRGQTAVNSPSGQSRPSPERNTVPVSSQKPQASPGRYVCIIPESSDKPVECIRVENDTDSPTGESSSSETLPSSVSHNPRRVAHKCPTCGKCFIYRSQVLRHLTTHSRGGRYKCAQCGVGFPTPWSLNDHKRSVCVNATFDCAQCGKRFASLREQYRHRLTHKTNTCFQCGAGFRTQLELTRHHKTHWAQPLHQCCLCGKRFRLLSSLTNHKQTHSSGGGFACTQCERVFGSAKERDAHRQMHRVPKLVCPVCGETFTSQAKLIKHQQTHPVPEGSEGQRYKCRYCEETFTGLTLMRIHQRSHLVDRPHQCDQCEKNFTTLGSLQSHLRTHSEEKPFLCAHCGKRFRTKDGMEGHLRIHTGEKPFHCSYCGKRFTALAGLNVHVRRHTGERPYVCEVCGKAWPSGGDLQKHMRCHTGERPYSCVDCGKTFSISCHLTEHMKTHSGEKPFSCPECGKSLKRKFDLKKHLLTHSGVRPYPCPHCDKSYTRRTHLNRHLQKHSAELLAAAL, encoded by the exons ATGG atggccccctccctctctcttctctgagaCTCCTGGTGCCACCGCTGCGTCTGATGTCTGCGGTCATGTGGCAGGTGGTGGGGCGGCGGCGTTTGGAGCATTATGGGAAGCTGGAGGACTTTGTGTGTTTGGTCACAGAGACAGTTCCAGAACTACTGACTGACAGGCAGAGAGCATTACTGCTTCTAGGCCTCAGagcaaag CAGATGTCCCAGGAGGGGATAGTTGAGGATGTCGCCCCAGAACTCATCCAGACTCACCTGGACAGGATCCAGTCCATCTGTCTGacaaag TCCAGTGACAAGGCCTTTGAGGATGCCAAAGCCAGGCTCATGGCATACACCCAGAGGAGTCCAGGAGATCAATGGACT TTTGGTCAATACTTTAATGCAGAGCTGgagtctctggtgtgtgtgttcctctccagACTGGAGGAGCTGCTGCCAGTACCAGACTTTAAACAG GCTGCTTCCTGGCTTGACTCTGTCCCCGGTGGTGTGGATGAATGTCTGCAGTCTATCCCCCACAGTGACAGGCTGAGGTCTGTGCTGCAGAGCCAAACGTGCTGCCGGGAACACCTGATAAATAGAG ACTCCAGCCCATCCCAGACCAACCTCCTCAGCTCTCTACCTGTTTGTCTTCCAAATTTGATGGTGTACTGTCCCTCTGCCGACTCTGACAGGGAGTCAGAACCCTTCCCTGAGGAAAGgatggatgaagagggaggagaagaacaggagaaGGTCTGCATCAAACGAGAGGACGATGAGAAATCGAAAGTAGCCGAGCTGATTGGTCAAGACCAGGAATCAGCCAATAGAGTGGCAGGGGAAACGGAAACGTCCAACCTAGGGATTATGGGTTTCATTGTTCAGAGCCAATCTATAATGATTATCCCCCAGCCGGGCCAGCACTCTCTTGCTGTCGTCTCCCAGTCTGCACCCACTCTCACCTTGCCTGTGGCCTGCAGGGGGCAGACTGCAGTCAACTCTCCCTCAGGACAGAGCAGGCCCTCGCCAGAGAGGAACACTGTTCCTGTGAGCAGCCAAAAGCCCCAGGCCTCACCGGGGAGGTATGTGTG CATCATCCCAGAGTCGTCTGATAAGCCTGTAGAATGTATTAGGGTGGAGAATGACACAG ACAGCCCCACAGGGGAGTCATCGTCTTCCGAGACGCTCCCGTCTAGCGTATCCCACAATCCCCGGCGTGTTGCCCATAAGTGTCCGACGTGCGGGAAGTGTTTCATCTACCGTTCCCAGGTGCTGCGTCACCTGACCACACACTCGCGAGGCGGCCGCTACAAATGCGCCCAGTGTGGCGTTGGCTTCCCAACGCCCTGGAGCCTGAACGACCATAAGCGCTCTGTGTGTGTCAACGCCACCTTCGACTGCGCACAGTGCGGGAAGCGGTTTGCATCGCTCCGCGAGCAGTACCGCCACCGCCTCACCCACAAGACCAACACCTGTTTTCAATGTGGGGCGGGCTTTAGGACCCAGCTGGAACTGACCCGACACCACAAGACCCACTGGGCCCAGCCACTGCACCAGTGCTGCCTGTGTGGCAAACGCTTCCGCCTCCTCTCTAGCCTGACGAATCACAAGCAGACTCACTCTTCCGGCGGCGGCTTCGCCTGCACCCAGTGCGAGCGTGTGTTCGGCTCGGCGAAGGAGCGCGACGCCCACCGGCAGATGCACCGCGTACCCAAACTCGTCTGTCCTGTTTGCGGCGAGACATTCACCTCGCAGGCCAAACTCATCAAACACCAGCAGACCCATCCGGTCCCAGAGGGGAGCGAGGGCCAGAGGTACAAGTGCCGCTACTGTGAGGAGACGTTTACAGGCCTGACCCTCATGAGGATCCACCAGAGAAGCCATCTTGTGGACAGACCTCATCAATGTGACCAGTGTGAGAAGAACTTCACTACTCTGGGGTCCCTCCAGTCCCACCTCAGAACCCACTCGGAGGAGAAGCCCTTTCTCTGCGCCCACTGCGGCAAGCGCTTCCGGACCAAAGACGGCATGGAGGGACACCTCCGGATCCACACGGGCGAGAAGCCCTTCCACTGCTCCTACTGTGGGAAACGCTTCACGGCGCTCGCCGGGTTGAACGTTCACGTGCGGCGGCACACGGGCGAGAGGCCGTACGTGTGTGAGGTGTGCGGAAAGGCGTGGCCCTCTGGTGGGGACTTGCAGAAACACATGCGCTGTCACACAGGAGAAAGACCTTACAGCTGTGTTGACTGTGGGAAGACATTCTCCATATCCTGTCACCTGACAGAACACATGAAGACACACTCAG